A window of the Trichocoleus sp. FACHB-46 genome harbors these coding sequences:
- a CDS encoding orange carotenoid protein N-terminal domain-containing protein, translating into MTSANTNTAQTLRSFQHLDVDQQIAALAYLYTELGQSISFPSSGVTSSNEISQLVKHVKDLRSEDQLQFIRDVFSSQQGGREEVALDPHPSKALLELIPGGTKDPLSHYQSLDPNARLAFWYRLAQELDRDAISTAATTQLSSGAQEIINHLKSLEVSQQVDFLRQIV; encoded by the coding sequence ATGACATCTGCAAATACCAATACCGCTCAAACTCTGCGATCTTTTCAGCACCTAGATGTGGATCAGCAAATTGCTGCTTTGGCTTATCTTTATACCGAGCTAGGTCAATCGATCTCTTTTCCCAGTTCTGGAGTGACTTCCTCTAACGAAATTAGTCAACTCGTCAAGCACGTCAAAGATCTGCGTTCAGAAGACCAGCTGCAATTTATCCGCGACGTATTTTCTAGCCAACAGGGTGGTCGCGAGGAAGTAGCGCTTGACCCCCATCCCAGTAAAGCGTTACTAGAATTGATTCCTGGTGGCACCAAAGATCCTCTCAGCCATTACCAATCTTTAGATCCTAATGCTCGCTTAGCGTTCTGGTATCGCTTAGCTCAAGAGTTGGATAGAGATGCTATCTCGACAGCAGCGACGACCCAACTGTCTTCTGGCGCTCAAGAAATCATCAATCATCTGAAGTCTTTAGAAGTCAGTCAACAAGTTGACTTTTTACGTCAGATTGTTTAG
- a CDS encoding DUF1257 domain-containing protein — MSHFSTLRSKITDAELLKASLADLGLVASTNADVRGACGQKVRADIVVALKGDYDLGWVRNPQGSFDLIADLWGVAKSHNLANLMNSINQKYAINKTLAEVKQPGLQNAKVNLMVQQSVA; from the coding sequence ATGTCTCACTTTAGTACTCTTCGCAGCAAGATTACAGACGCTGAACTGCTTAAAGCTTCTCTTGCAGATCTGGGCCTAGTTGCTAGTACAAACGCCGATGTGCGCGGCGCTTGTGGTCAAAAAGTTCGGGCTGACATTGTAGTAGCGCTTAAAGGCGATTACGACTTAGGTTGGGTTCGCAATCCCCAAGGATCATTTGACTTAATTGCTGATCTTTGGGGTGTTGCTAAGAGCCATAACTTAGCTAACCTAATGAATAGCATTAATCAGAAATACGCGATTAACAAAACATTGGCAGAAGTCAAGCAGCCCGGTTTACAAAATGCCAAGGTCAACTTAATGGTGCAGCAATCAGTTGCCTAA
- a CDS encoding SDR family oxidoreductase codes for MSQSKELQPPQHQNQQPGIESEMTPRPQFDDSKYRGSGKLQGKVALITGGDSGIGRAVAVFYAKEGADVALLYLNEHQDAEDTKRRVEAEGRRCITIAGDIGDEQFCKEAVQQTVQQLGYLDILVNNAAEQHPQQSIEDITAEQLERTFRTNIFSMFFLTKAALPHLKEGSAIINTTSVTAYKGNQQLLDYSSTKGAIVAFTRSLSQSLVEKGIRVNGVAPGPIWTPLIPATFPEDKVKSFGSQVPMQRAGQPEEVAPSYVFLASDDSSYMSGQILHPNGGEVVGG; via the coding sequence ATGAGTCAATCCAAAGAATTACAACCACCCCAACATCAGAATCAACAGCCTGGCATTGAGTCTGAAATGACTCCCAGACCTCAGTTTGATGATTCTAAATATCGGGGAAGCGGCAAACTACAAGGAAAAGTCGCTCTGATTACTGGAGGAGATAGTGGCATTGGACGCGCTGTAGCAGTTTTCTACGCCAAAGAAGGAGCCGATGTCGCACTCCTTTACCTGAATGAGCATCAAGATGCAGAAGATACCAAGCGCCGAGTTGAAGCGGAAGGCAGACGCTGTATCACCATTGCAGGTGATATTGGCGACGAGCAATTCTGCAAAGAAGCTGTACAGCAAACGGTACAGCAACTAGGCTACCTCGACATTTTGGTGAACAATGCGGCTGAGCAACATCCGCAGCAAAGCATTGAGGACATCACAGCGGAACAACTGGAGCGTACTTTCCGCACTAATATCTTTAGCATGTTCTTTCTGACGAAAGCCGCTCTGCCCCACCTCAAGGAAGGCAGTGCCATCATCAATACCACTTCAGTCACAGCTTATAAGGGCAATCAGCAACTGCTAGACTACTCTTCCACTAAAGGCGCGATCGTTGCCTTTACCCGCTCTTTGTCACAATCTTTGGTCGAGAAGGGTATTCGGGTAAATGGCGTCGCTCCTGGACCAATCTGGACTCCTCTAATTCCTGCGACCTTCCCAGAGGACAAGGTTAAGAGCTTTGGGTCACAGGTGCCGATGCAACGAGCTGGGCAGCCAGAAGAAGTTGCACCGAGCTATGTCTTCTTGGCTTCTGATGATTCCTCCTATATGTCCGGGCAAATTCTGCACCCCAATGGTGGCGAAGTTGTTGGAGGATAA